The following coding sequences lie in one Kamptonema formosum PCC 6407 genomic window:
- a CDS encoding family 10 glycosylhydrolase — MPDNRLQARKTRLLVPALLGTLASSLINLLVLFPSPGLAESVLGVVRSSDNSADWIKITTRLWESGISRYKPINLEDIKSAADLAGVSVLFLPNIETLSAVQVKAIEEWMKQGGRLIATGPVGRSSPALVRQSLRSLLGAYWAFPLTQATTPEPRLRCRDIACKTSTNWVPPEQANATVKGGVLIPADMNSQTAAIWKQSDGSSAVVASDRATYLGWRWGTDGSPELDRVWMQASLTRWGGAVGPVTDVARSGQGSGGAGEQRSGGAGGQGSGGAEEQGRISRSTPVNPSPPSTLFPPSPPSPPSPSGPVPENFTDPSEQSAPPGLDVEASANKPISTIEAYLMRQELTNLLGRFESSLIAANSANVAINLNAANFAPQLVAATNNMGGGVATRPPVIEGAAAGAIAQAKQVLQEFDRLIAAQNYTAARQQWLQARQQLWRNYPTEGQRAGAEIRAVWLDRGSIVKAGSEQGLAAIFDRLAQAGINTVFFETLNAGYPIYPSQVAPQQNPLIVGWNPLESAVKLAHERGIELHAWIWAFATGNKRHNALLGLPGDYPGPVLSAHPDWANIDNQGRRQHVNDGKFYLDPANKEARSYLLQIIGEISSKYKVDGLQLDYIRYPFQDPNLGFSFGYGKAAREQFQQIAGVDPVKLSPDSGDLWRKWTEFKTEQINSFVAEVSQFLRQNHPGTILSAAVFPHPESQRIYKIQQNWEVWARRGDVDLVVPMTYALDTNRLQRIAQPLAREQNLGPTLIAPAVKLLQLPEIVAIDQIQALRDLPTGGYSIFAVETITNNLQSFFSRTQGQTPVRSQSANGPIPYRQPFEAAAVRYTALKQEWSLLLATNQLRISDSELKGLRSQSDELAQALSALAANPSGDKLANARRLLGAFESQFKNSMRLHAMENSYQVQTWQNRLASLEMLLRYGERVELNRR, encoded by the coding sequence ATGCCTGATAATCGCCTTCAGGCTAGAAAAACGCGACTGCTCGTACCTGCGCTATTAGGAACTTTAGCTAGTAGCTTAATTAATTTACTTGTATTATTTCCCTCTCCAGGGTTAGCAGAATCAGTCTTGGGTGTAGTTCGCAGCTCAGACAATTCTGCTGATTGGATTAAGATTACAACACGGCTTTGGGAAAGCGGAATTAGCCGTTATAAACCAATTAATCTCGAAGATATCAAAAGTGCAGCGGATTTAGCCGGCGTTTCTGTACTATTTTTGCCCAACATTGAAACCCTTAGTGCAGTCCAAGTTAAAGCAATTGAAGAGTGGATGAAACAGGGAGGGCGATTAATTGCTACAGGCCCAGTGGGGCGAAGTTCTCCAGCTTTAGTCAGACAATCACTGCGATCGCTCTTAGGCGCTTATTGGGCTTTTCCCTTAACTCAAGCCACAACACCTGAACCCCGGTTACGGTGTCGAGATATTGCTTGTAAAACTTCTACTAATTGGGTTCCACCTGAGCAAGCCAACGCCACAGTCAAAGGTGGCGTATTAATTCCCGCTGATATGAACAGTCAAACCGCTGCGATCTGGAAACAGAGCGACGGTTCCTCAGCAGTAGTTGCTAGCGATCGCGCTACCTATTTAGGTTGGCGCTGGGGTACAGACGGATCGCCAGAGTTAGATCGAGTTTGGATGCAAGCATCCTTAACCAGATGGGGCGGCGCTGTTGGTCCCGTAACCGATGTAGCAAGATCGGGACAGGGAAGCGGGGGAGCGGGGGAGCAGAGGAGCGGGGGAGCGGGGGGGCAGGGGAGCGGGGGAGCAGAGGAGCAGGGGAGAATTTCTCGCTCTACACCAGTTAATCCCTCTCCGCCATCTACCCTATTTCCCCCATCTCCCCCATCCCCCCCATCCCCATCTGGGCCTGTTCCAGAGAATTTCACAGATCCCTCAGAACAGTCAGCACCCCCTGGTTTAGATGTAGAAGCGAGTGCTAATAAGCCCATCAGCACCATCGAAGCGTACTTGATGCGCCAAGAACTCACAAATCTTTTGGGTAGGTTTGAAAGCTCTCTGATCGCGGCTAATTCTGCGAATGTAGCTATCAACCTCAACGCTGCAAACTTTGCACCCCAATTGGTAGCGGCGACTAACAATATGGGTGGTGGGGTTGCTACTAGGCCTCCAGTTATAGAAGGGGCCGCTGCGGGTGCGATCGCACAGGCGAAGCAAGTGCTACAAGAGTTTGATCGCCTGATCGCAGCCCAAAACTACACCGCCGCTAGGCAACAATGGTTACAAGCGCGTCAACAACTCTGGCGAAACTACCCCACAGAAGGACAACGAGCCGGCGCAGAAATTCGTGCCGTTTGGCTAGATCGAGGCAGTATTGTCAAAGCTGGTTCTGAGCAAGGATTAGCCGCAATTTTTGACCGTCTCGCCCAAGCCGGCATCAATACAGTTTTCTTTGAAACATTAAATGCTGGATATCCTATTTATCCCTCTCAAGTTGCACCGCAACAAAATCCCCTAATAGTTGGGTGGAACCCACTGGAATCTGCTGTGAAATTAGCCCACGAGCGGGGTATAGAGTTGCACGCTTGGATCTGGGCTTTTGCTACTGGAAATAAGCGGCATAATGCCTTGCTGGGACTCCCTGGGGATTATCCCGGGCCGGTACTTTCGGCTCATCCAGATTGGGCAAATATAGATAATCAAGGTCGCCGCCAGCACGTCAATGATGGCAAATTTTACCTCGATCCTGCCAATAAAGAAGCCCGCAGTTATTTACTACAAATAATTGGGGAAATTTCCAGTAAATACAAAGTTGACGGCTTACAACTGGATTACATTCGCTATCCTTTTCAAGACCCAAATTTGGGTTTTAGTTTTGGTTATGGGAAAGCCGCCCGCGAACAATTCCAGCAAATCGCAGGTGTAGATCCGGTTAAACTTTCTCCCGATAGTGGCGATTTATGGCGTAAGTGGACTGAGTTTAAAACCGAACAAATTAATAGTTTTGTCGCTGAAGTTTCCCAGTTTTTGCGACAGAATCATCCTGGCACAATTTTGTCAGCAGCAGTCTTTCCTCACCCAGAAAGTCAGCGGATTTATAAGATTCAACAAAACTGGGAAGTTTGGGCGCGTCGGGGTGATGTGGATTTAGTTGTGCCGATGACTTATGCTTTGGATACTAATAGACTCCAACGGATTGCACAACCCCTAGCGAGGGAACAGAATTTAGGCCCGACTTTAATTGCTCCAGCAGTGAAGTTATTGCAGTTACCTGAAATTGTGGCAATTGACCAAATTCAAGCTTTGCGAGATTTGCCAACGGGGGGTTATTCAATTTTTGCTGTTGAGACGATTACTAATAATTTGCAAAGTTTTTTTAGTCGCACTCAAGGTCAAACTCCTGTGCGTTCTCAGTCTGCAAATGGGCCTATTCCTTATCGTCAACCTTTTGAGGCTGCTGCTGTTCGCTATACTGCCTTAAAGCAGGAATGGAGTTTGCTTTTAGCTACTAATCAACTGCGAATTTCTGATTCTGAGCTTAAGGGTTTACGCTCTCAATCTGATGAGTTAGCGCAGGCTTTGAGTGCTTTGGCTGCTAATCCTTCTGGGGATAAGTTAGCGAATGCTAGGAGGTTGTTAGGAGCTTTTGAATCTCAGTTTAAAAATTCAATGCGGCTTCATGCTATGGAGAATAGTTATCAGGTTCAAACTTGGCAGAATCGTTTGGCAAGTTTGGAGATGCTATTACGTTATGGGGAGAGAGTGGAGTTGAACCGGAGATGA
- a CDS encoding EAL domain-containing protein, whose translation MTLRHKILLIFGATLVSLNLVLYAASSTILLNRFNKLEKERVRQNVERVIEALANEQNQLNSIAQDWAPWDETYSFIKDANKRYIKANLDDQTFGNLRLNIMLFLNSNGQIVFSKGFDLQKYQAEPIPQRILNYIYADSALLAHHNFRSCHTGIVMLSEGLGKQDETAETDTKELPILMASCPILTNKYEGPIRGTLIVGRYLDRTKIKRIAQQTEFSISTYRPENGMLKDEQVGSILKLDELRLPRLNSVKTYAECSAFNANCPITVQSLSADAIAGYAKLKDIYGKESLLLRVELHRDLYKQGQASLRYFTWSLLIGGAIFGLVGITVLEKLILSRLASLSAGVKSIGSSGNLSQHLKIPGSDELSSLATTINKMLTQLDFSQTALRESEAKFRAVSEATPIPVVITRASDGVPLYLNEYTALTFGLDREELLHHKTSEFYYDLAEREALLEAFMCQGYLRNYEVRAKKADGTPFWVSASLEALMFDGEAAILSAFCDISDRKQIEQALFQEKELAQVTLQSIGDGAIATNAQGEVQSLNPVAEILTGWQTEEAKGQPLSEVFQLVNETTREVVENPVTAVFRENRIVATATNMVLIAKDGREFAIDHSAAPIYASSGQIMGAILVFRNVTQARNLSRQLTWQATHDRLTRLINRHEFERLLEEAVTSSKTLNQQHVLCYLDLDRFKIINDTCGHAAGDELLRQVTGLLKSKVRETDILARLGGDEFGLLLYKCSINRALQIADYLREQIQNFRFIWDGKTFSISVSIGLVAIGSNDREIACHVGSANVLSAADAACYAAKSKGCNRLHLYKADDSDMARQFGETQWVGRINQALEENRFCLYSQTIAPLTSDWSEGVHYEILLRMLNEAGEIVAPGSFMPAAERYNLMPAIDRWVIRKLFSSLANSGLRMGNPKFNGKAQIPLQKSLYAINLSGASINDDTFIEFLQNQFTFYRIPPQIICFEITETVAIANLSKAVQFIQELKKLGCCFALDDFGSGMCSFAYLKNLPVDYLKIDGYFVKDIANDPIADAMVEAINRIGHIMGIKTIAEFVSNETILQRIKEIGVDYAQGYFITKPQPLTEILSNLIASEFLLTVNC comes from the coding sequence ATGACATTGCGACACAAAATATTATTAATCTTTGGCGCGACTCTAGTCAGTCTAAATTTGGTTCTCTACGCAGCTTCATCCACTATCTTGCTCAATCGATTCAATAAACTAGAAAAAGAGCGCGTCCGTCAGAATGTCGAACGGGTGATAGAGGCATTAGCTAATGAGCAAAATCAATTAAATAGCATCGCTCAAGATTGGGCACCTTGGGATGAAACGTACTCCTTCATTAAGGATGCTAACAAGCGCTACATCAAAGCAAATCTTGACGATCAGACCTTTGGCAATCTCCGGCTCAATATCATGCTGTTTCTCAACAGCAATGGTCAGATTGTTTTTAGTAAAGGTTTTGATTTACAAAAGTATCAAGCCGAACCCATTCCTCAGAGGATACTTAACTATATCTATGCCGATTCAGCCCTGCTCGCTCACCATAATTTCAGAAGCTGCCATACAGGAATTGTAATGCTCTCAGAGGGATTGGGCAAGCAGGATGAAACGGCGGAGACAGATACTAAGGAATTGCCTATACTGATGGCTTCTTGCCCAATTTTGACTAATAAATATGAAGGCCCCATTAGAGGTACGTTAATTGTCGGGCGCTATCTAGATCGTACTAAAATCAAGCGCATAGCTCAGCAAACTGAATTTTCAATTAGTACCTATCGACCAGAAAACGGTATGCTGAAAGATGAGCAAGTGGGTTCTATCTTGAAACTTGATGAATTAAGATTACCCCGGCTTAATTCCGTAAAAACTTATGCAGAATGCTCTGCTTTCAATGCTAACTGTCCAATTACTGTGCAGTCTTTAAGTGCTGATGCGATCGCAGGCTATGCAAAACTTAAAGATATCTACGGAAAAGAATCATTGTTATTGCGAGTAGAACTTCATAGAGATCTTTATAAACAAGGTCAAGCCAGCCTGCGTTATTTTACTTGGTCGCTTCTGATCGGCGGTGCAATTTTTGGTCTGGTTGGCATAACTGTACTGGAAAAGTTAATCCTATCGCGATTGGCGTCTTTGAGTGCAGGCGTGAAATCAATCGGTTCTTCAGGTAATCTCTCGCAACACTTAAAAATACCTGGTTCCGATGAATTATCAAGTTTAGCTACGACAATTAATAAGATGTTGACTCAGCTAGATTTCTCTCAAACCGCGTTACGGGAAAGTGAAGCTAAGTTTCGCGCTGTGTCGGAAGCAACTCCAATTCCAGTAGTGATTACTCGTGCTAGCGACGGTGTACCGCTGTATCTTAATGAATATACTGCCCTGACTTTTGGGTTGGATCGTGAAGAACTCTTACACCATAAAACCTCAGAATTTTACTATGATTTGGCTGAACGGGAAGCTTTGCTAGAAGCTTTTATGTGTCAAGGATACCTGCGAAATTACGAGGTTCGCGCTAAGAAGGCAGATGGGACACCATTTTGGGTTTCAGCTTCCCTGGAGGCCTTGATGTTTGATGGGGAAGCGGCAATTCTGAGCGCTTTTTGCGATATTAGCGATCGCAAACAAATTGAACAAGCTTTATTTCAAGAAAAAGAACTCGCGCAAGTAACATTACAATCGATTGGGGATGGCGCGATCGCTACCAATGCACAGGGTGAGGTTCAGTCTCTCAACCCCGTTGCCGAAATCCTCACTGGTTGGCAAACTGAAGAAGCCAAAGGTCAGCCCCTAAGTGAGGTATTCCAACTGGTAAATGAAACCACTCGCGAGGTAGTAGAAAATCCCGTTACAGCAGTATTCCGAGAAAACCGGATAGTTGCCACCGCGACAAACATGGTTTTGATTGCTAAAGATGGTCGGGAATTTGCGATCGATCATTCCGCCGCACCAATTTATGCCAGTTCCGGTCAAATTATGGGAGCGATTTTAGTCTTTCGGAATGTCACGCAAGCGCGGAATTTGTCACGCCAATTAACATGGCAAGCTACTCACGATCGTCTCACTAGATTAATTAACCGCCACGAATTTGAACGGCTGCTAGAAGAAGCCGTTACTAGCAGTAAAACTTTAAATCAACAGCACGTTTTATGTTATTTGGATTTAGATAGATTCAAAATAATTAACGATACTTGCGGTCACGCAGCCGGTGACGAATTGCTGCGTCAAGTAACAGGCTTATTGAAAAGCAAAGTCCGAGAGACAGATATCCTAGCGCGTTTAGGCGGAGATGAGTTTGGTTTGTTGCTTTATAAATGTTCAATAAATCGTGCCCTCCAAATAGCTGATTATTTGCGAGAGCAAATCCAAAATTTTCGATTTATATGGGATGGAAAAACATTTAGTATTAGCGTTAGTATCGGTTTAGTTGCGATTGGGAGTAACGATCGAGAGATTGCCTGCCATGTTGGATCTGCGAATGTATTAAGTGCAGCCGATGCCGCTTGCTATGCAGCCAAATCGAAAGGTTGCAACCGCTTGCACCTATATAAAGCTGATGATAGTGACATGGCTAGACAATTTGGCGAAACTCAATGGGTAGGGCGAATTAATCAAGCTTTAGAAGAAAATCGCTTTTGCCTCTACTCTCAAACTATTGCACCTCTGACCTCAGATTGGAGCGAAGGAGTACACTATGAAATCTTACTACGGATGTTGAATGAAGCCGGAGAAATAGTAGCTCCGGGTAGCTTTATGCCTGCTGCTGAACGCTACAATTTAATGCCAGCAATTGACCGTTGGGTAATCCGTAAGTTATTTTCTAGTTTAGCTAATTCTGGCTTAAGGATGGGGAATCCTAAATTTAATGGTAAGGCACAAATCCCCCTACAAAAATCTCTTTATGCTATCAATTTGTCTGGTGCAAGTATTAATGATGATACTTTCATTGAGTTTCTGCAAAATCAATTTACATTTTACAGAATTCCACCGCAAATCATCTGTTTTGAAATTACTGAAACCGTAGCAATTGCTAATCTTAGTAAAGCTGTACAATTTATTCAGGAACTTAAGAAGTTAGGCTGTTGTTTTGCTTTAGATGATTTCGGCAGTGGTATGTGTTCCTTTGCCTATCTGAAAAATTTACCAGTTGATTACTTAAAAATTGATGGATATTTTGTTAAAGATATCGCCAACGATCCTATTGCTGACGCAATGGTAGAAGCAATCAATCGCATCGGACATATTATGGGTATTAAAACAATTGCCGAGTTTGTTAGTAACGAGACCATCTTACAAAGAATTAAAGAGATTGGAGTTGATTACGCACAAGGCTATTTCATTACAAAACCTCAACCTCTGACGGAAATTCTATCAAATCTGATTGCATCAGAATTTTTGTTAACTGTTAACTGTTAA
- a CDS encoding DUF3318 domain-containing protein has product MNPEPEIRRLLDIMPASGRMMAKIISKPQQATVIDSPFPLPWKPERLIYVNFDLWRRLSKPQRDLLILRTQGWLCAVKWFKPELYQGVALAGILGAIAQGVQGDAVGVVVAGGLAGLGLTRIWQSSRSPQLELEADETAIRVAGRRGYSETDAARHLLSAIEAVAQIEGRGSLNFTELIRSQNLRAIAGLSSVGVPETLRQD; this is encoded by the coding sequence ATGAATCCTGAACCAGAAATTCGCCGCCTCTTAGATATCATGCCCGCCTCTGGTCGCATGATGGCTAAAATAATCAGCAAACCGCAGCAAGCAACAGTGATTGACAGCCCTTTTCCGCTGCCTTGGAAGCCGGAACGTTTGATTTACGTCAATTTTGACCTATGGCGGCGGTTGTCGAAGCCGCAGCGGGATTTGTTGATATTGCGGACTCAGGGCTGGTTGTGCGCTGTGAAGTGGTTTAAACCAGAACTTTATCAAGGCGTTGCACTGGCAGGGATTTTAGGTGCGATCGCTCAAGGAGTTCAGGGGGATGCGGTGGGGGTTGTGGTTGCTGGTGGTCTAGCGGGGCTAGGCCTGACTCGTATTTGGCAATCGAGTCGCAGTCCTCAATTAGAATTAGAAGCCGATGAAACTGCTATTCGGGTTGCGGGGCGGCGAGGCTATAGCGAAACGGATGCTGCTCGGCATTTACTCTCTGCCATTGAAGCCGTCGCCCAGATTGAGGGGCGTGGGAGTTTAAATTTCACTGAGTTGATTCGTTCTCAAAATCTGAGGGCGATCGCAGGTCTGTCCTCAGTGGGAGTGCCAGAGACACTTAGGCAAGACTAA
- the msrA gene encoding peptide-methionine (S)-S-oxide reductase MsrA yields the protein MAIRILTLSRYLVGSLSIILLTAALAGRASQTRIPDPAADISISMAKGKQTAVFAGGCFWGVEAVFEHLKGVSAVVSGYSGGNEATANYELVSAGESEHAEAVEITYDPSQISYGQLLKIYFAVAHDPTELNRQGPDEGTQYRSAIFFTNDEQKQVASAYIQQLNQAQVFSNPIVTQLVPLTAFYAAEDYHQDFVARNPNYPYVVAHDLPKLSQLREQFPDLYKK from the coding sequence ATGGCAATTCGCATTTTGACTCTATCTCGTTACCTAGTAGGCAGCTTGTCGATAATTTTACTCACGGCTGCACTTGCTGGTCGTGCGTCCCAGACTAGAATACCAGACCCGGCTGCTGATATCTCGATTTCGATGGCAAAGGGCAAACAAACTGCCGTTTTTGCTGGAGGGTGCTTCTGGGGAGTAGAAGCTGTTTTTGAGCATCTGAAAGGGGTTTCTGCTGTCGTTTCTGGTTATTCTGGTGGCAATGAAGCGACGGCAAATTACGAATTAGTTAGTGCTGGGGAAAGCGAACACGCTGAAGCAGTGGAAATTACCTACGATCCCTCGCAAATATCTTACGGACAGCTTCTAAAAATCTACTTTGCTGTCGCTCACGATCCCACAGAGTTAAATCGCCAAGGGCCGGATGAGGGTACTCAATATCGTTCTGCGATCTTTTTTACAAATGATGAACAGAAGCAAGTCGCTTCTGCTTATATTCAGCAACTCAATCAGGCGCAAGTTTTCAGTAATCCGATTGTTACTCAGTTAGTTCCCTTAACTGCTTTTTATGCGGCTGAGGATTACCATCAAGATTTTGTGGCTCGTAATCCGAATTATCCCTATGTGGTTGCCCATGATTTGCCGAAGTTGTCTCAGTTGCGGGAACAGTTTCCCGATTTATACAAGAAGTAA
- a CDS encoding LysE family translocator, whose amino-acid sequence MDISFFSRGLIVGFSIAAPVGPIGVLCIRRTLAQGLAVGLISGLGAATADGLYGSIAGFGLTFISGFLVSQQVWLRIIGGIFLCYLGITTFLAKPAQSAAEATGKGLIGAYASTFFLTATNPLTILSFAAIFAGLGVASAGSNYLDSGILVLGVFLGSALWWLLLSTGVSILRKKFDDRSLIWINRISGLIIIVFGIIALLG is encoded by the coding sequence ATGGACATCAGTTTTTTTTCTAGAGGTTTAATCGTTGGCTTCTCAATTGCTGCACCTGTCGGCCCCATTGGAGTGCTTTGTATTCGCCGCACTTTAGCTCAAGGCCTCGCAGTTGGCTTAATCTCAGGTTTGGGAGCAGCTACGGCTGACGGCTTATACGGTTCGATTGCTGGATTTGGATTAACATTTATTTCCGGCTTTTTAGTTAGTCAGCAAGTATGGTTGCGAATTATCGGCGGCATTTTTTTATGCTATTTAGGTATTACAACTTTTCTGGCAAAACCCGCACAGTCCGCAGCCGAAGCCACAGGTAAAGGACTTATTGGTGCTTATGCCTCAACATTTTTTTTAACTGCTACTAATCCCTTGACAATTTTATCTTTTGCTGCCATATTTGCTGGTTTGGGAGTTGCTAGTGCTGGCAGCAATTATCTGGATTCAGGAATATTAGTATTGGGAGTATTTTTAGGTTCTGCTCTTTGGTGGTTACTACTCAGCACTGGGGTTAGTATACTCAGGAAAAAATTTGACGATCGCTCTTTAATCTGGATTAATAGAATTTCAGGATTAATTATTATTGTATTTGGCATTATTGCCCTTTTAGGTTAA
- a CDS encoding GumC family protein, which produces METEQGDKIVSIGKRGRQFQELPVVDTDESSPQPQKGLNFAPFLRTFRRKAWLILAITTLVAVGAGFYIKTSKKTYQGDFRLLVEPVTNEARIAEPSTLARSDSAVPSRDIFSLDYPTQLEILQSPQMLNAIVDRIKTKYPKFTYEEFQRGLLVIRVGSNLLDQTKIIEVRYLGQDPEMVQFILDEMAKKYLKYSLEERKSRIGEGVKFIEDQLPGLQQRVNDLKSRLQQLQQQQRISDPKVQGEELLTQVRTIETQELETQRLLEEQRSLYANLQKQLDFTPNEAIAASALSEEPQYKELLVKVKEVESQIALESARFKSANPLLEALERKRANLLDLLNQQTQRIIGQNLGVDANNSKVMRFQNSIRVGLIKQLVDTANQIQVLEVRNQAISQARDDLNRQAKLFPAVARQYNELSQQLEIATKTRDQLLTQRETLRVQAAQNQVPWELISKPRIPLDPAGNLEPAPSKAKNKFAMAVVGALVLGMLAALWIEKRRNIFYVAEDIKDAIQLPMLGVIPLDKDSEKLARDYRNGYASLVSNDLASRSSSPFLEAFDALYTNLCFLFSDRQIGSLTIASAAPGDGKSTVALHLAEVAALAGQRVLLVDANLHSPTLHTLLDLPNFRGLSDLLCNKLEPNDIIQRSPLADNMFVLTAGIPLPGAARRMSSSFMAHLMEEFQTKFDLVIYDTPPLIDAKDANFIGARTEGILMVVAVLKTKNSVVKQVLSQLESFGIPCLGVVANHVGKNAKSKGEKAVVLKPSRQVGLSAPAPQE; this is translated from the coding sequence ATGGAGACAGAACAGGGAGATAAAATTGTATCAATTGGTAAACGAGGCCGACAATTTCAAGAATTACCTGTCGTCGATACAGATGAGTCTAGTCCCCAGCCTCAAAAAGGATTAAATTTTGCCCCATTTTTGCGGACATTCCGGCGAAAAGCATGGCTAATTCTTGCGATTACAACTTTAGTCGCAGTTGGGGCAGGATTTTATATCAAAACTTCTAAAAAAACCTATCAAGGAGATTTTCGGCTTTTAGTAGAACCTGTGACTAATGAAGCTAGAATTGCTGAACCTTCCACCCTCGCTCGCAGCGACTCGGCAGTGCCAAGTCGAGATATTTTTAGCTTGGATTACCCCACTCAGCTTGAGATTCTACAGAGTCCTCAAATGCTTAATGCGATCGTAGATCGGATTAAAACTAAATATCCTAAGTTTACCTACGAAGAGTTCCAAAGAGGATTACTGGTAATCCGCGTCGGCAGTAATCTGCTTGACCAAACTAAGATTATTGAAGTTCGGTATCTGGGACAAGACCCAGAGATGGTACAGTTTATTTTAGACGAAATGGCTAAGAAATATTTAAAATACAGCCTTGAAGAACGGAAAAGCCGTATTGGAGAAGGTGTTAAATTTATTGAAGATCAACTTCCCGGCTTGCAGCAGCGTGTAAATGACCTTAAATCAAGGTTACAGCAATTGCAGCAGCAGCAAAGAATCAGCGATCCGAAAGTGCAAGGAGAAGAATTACTCACCCAAGTTCGCACCATTGAAACTCAGGAATTAGAAACTCAAAGGCTATTGGAAGAACAGAGATCGCTTTATGCTAACTTGCAGAAACAATTAGATTTTACCCCCAATGAAGCTATTGCTGCTTCCGCCTTGAGCGAAGAACCTCAGTATAAAGAATTACTGGTAAAGGTGAAGGAAGTAGAAAGTCAAATTGCTTTAGAATCGGCGCGGTTTAAATCTGCTAATCCCCTGCTAGAAGCTCTAGAACGCAAGCGAGCCAACTTGTTAGATTTACTCAATCAGCAAACCCAGCGAATTATCGGACAGAACTTAGGAGTTGATGCCAACAATTCTAAAGTAATGAGATTTCAAAATTCGATTCGCGTAGGACTGATTAAACAATTAGTTGATACCGCTAATCAAATTCAGGTTTTAGAAGTTCGCAATCAGGCAATATCACAGGCCAGAGACGATTTAAACCGACAAGCCAAACTATTTCCGGCGGTGGCTCGTCAGTATAATGAATTGTCGCAACAGTTGGAAATTGCGACTAAAACCCGCGACCAACTTTTGACTCAGCGAGAAACGTTGCGAGTGCAAGCAGCTCAAAACCAAGTGCCTTGGGAACTGATTTCTAAGCCTCGGATACCTCTCGATCCCGCTGGAAATTTAGAGCCGGCTCCCAGTAAAGCTAAAAACAAATTTGCGATGGCGGTAGTGGGTGCTCTAGTATTGGGTATGCTAGCTGCTTTGTGGATAGAAAAGAGACGCAATATTTTCTACGTAGCTGAGGATATTAAAGATGCAATTCAATTACCGATGTTAGGGGTAATTCCTTTAGATAAAGATTCTGAAAAATTAGCGCGCGACTATCGGAATGGTTATGCTTCTTTAGTCAGCAACGATCTCGCTAGCAGGAGTTCATCTCCATTTTTAGAAGCTTTTGATGCTCTCTACACTAATCTCTGTTTTTTATTCTCAGACCGTCAGATTGGCTCCTTAACTATTGCTTCGGCTGCACCTGGTGATGGCAAATCTACTGTAGCTTTACATTTAGCTGAAGTTGCGGCTCTTGCTGGTCAACGAGTGCTGTTAGTAGATGCAAATTTGCATTCGCCAACGCTACATACTTTATTGGATTTACCCAACTTTAGAGGTCTGAGCGATCTACTTTGTAATAAGCTGGAGCCAAATGATATTATTCAGCGATCGCCTCTAGCTGATAATATGTTTGTGTTGACGGCTGGGATTCCTTTGCCGGGTGCTGCTAGACGAATGAGTTCTAGTTTTATGGCGCATTTAATGGAGGAATTTCAAACAAAGTTTGATTTAGTGATTTATGATACGCCCCCGCTTATTGATGCTAAAGATGCTAATTTTATCGGGGCGCGGACAGAGGGGATCTTGATGGTTGTGGCTGTTCTCAAAACTAAGAATTCTGTAGTTAAGCAAGTTCTCAGTCAATTAGAAAGTTTTGGCATTCCCTGCTTAGGAGTAGTGGCTAATCATGTGGGGAAAAATGCTAAATCTAAAGGGGAAAAAGCAGTGGTTTTAAAGCCTTCACGTCAAGTAGGTTTGTCCGCTCCTGCTCCCCAAGAATAA